DNA sequence from the Amphiprion ocellaris isolate individual 3 ecotype Okinawa unplaced genomic scaffold, ASM2253959v1 Aocel_unscaffolded135, whole genome shotgun sequence genome:
GCAGAGCTATCATGTAAATATTAGATGAGGGTGGGTTTGAAACATTATGTTGGAACTTGATTCATGTTTTGGTGATCTTTTACTATTTAATGCTATGCAACCAACAATTGTTAACATGTGAAACTGTCCAGGAAGTCattgtgtttgacttttgttttccacCCTCAGGTCTCCTGATGTGATTGTGGACCTTCCCACCTCTGAGACGACAGATAAGTGGCCTTTGAATGCTGTTCTGTACACAGGTTTTATGCAATGCACTAGTTTTTCTCCTTACTCTTTGCCTGCTCTTCTCTTTTATTCTCCTTTTTTCATCatgttctccttcttcctctcctactactcttcttcttcttctctgtcttctaatccttctcttccttctccctctcctcctttatctgcttcttctcttcctctcacaTCTCATCCCTTTCCTTCCATTTATTTTGTCCTCCTTCCCCCCCTCTACTTCTACTgcctccatttttttctctatttttttgcctcattctacgtttttcttcatgttctcttcctttctttcttctactttttcttcttcaccttctctccctcattccactccttgttcttctttcaACTCCTTCTTTATCTCCATAttcttttcctccttctcctcctcctctgtcatcttcttcctcatctcttCATCCCTGTaatccttgtttttctttctccttttctccacctacttcacttcttttttctttcctccttctccttttttctcttcttcctaTTTTGACTTATTCTTAgcctttcctcttcttctgtcttcttgtccttctttctcctcattctgtcattttcctcttcttttttcatctcctcttccctccactCTGTtattcttcctccttctctatTACTACTCCTCCTTCcatcttctgcttctttctcctctttcttctgtcttgtctccttctttctccttctccactGTCTTATTTGTTTCTTTGCCATTCTTCTCTTCAtcctttttcttgttcttttattttcctccctctcctttttcttctcctcgtTCACTCTTCATTGTCTCCTTACACAGCTTCCTTTACTCCTTGTTcttgcattttctttgtccatcttcactcttcttcattcttttgtttttcttcttgtcactcttttcttctcctcttcattctttttcatctgctcttttttctttgtgttctccttcctcttctacctgttctttttcatctcttcctctATTACTCATTGTTCCCCCTCTTTCTACTCTTCCTCACTCTCTTCCtcattgtttttgtctgctcctcattttctccttcttctccttctgtcttgtcATTCTTTTCTTATCCCATCCTTGTATTTTTTTACTCCTTCATCCtctcctttgttttcttctcctcttcccctTTATTTTCAGGTCTCCTCCTTCCTTTCCTCCTACTGCTtcttttccagctcttcctcttccctccttgttcttcctccttctccttctcttcctcattctttccttctcatcctcctccttctgtcttcagctttttctcctccttttggCTTCTTCtaattttctcctctttttcctttatttctcctcGTCCTTCTCTGTCCTTGTTAGAAGAAAATTGAGTGTTCACATGATCATATATCTCTGTGCTAAGTTTCAGTAGTTTTCTACTTGCCTGTACACTCACAAGAATGTATGTTGTAACCACATTGCCACACATGCAGCTTACAgtcacaacacacatacacctcaCCTGCTAAACATTCTCATTCTCACGAGAAAATTCTTCTTCTCACACCACACATATGTTTTGTCTCAGAGCGTGGGACCGCCCCACCCTCTGCTGTTCTGTAACCTAtgctttattataaataaaggGATAAGGAACTGCTCGGCGCGTCTCTGCTTCAGAACGTGAGCTGAGCAGGGTGCCCTTGTACAAGaaatctctttgtctgtgtttgatctgtttctctcctctcagttCTGTGATCCAGGTTGGAGTCAGCCCGCTGGAGGCGGTAATCCTCTGACATAATTCTTGGTCCTTCAAGCCGGATGGGAAGCCTGAGATCCCGCTGAGTGGTTAACCTGAAGTCTGTCGACAGCCAGTCACCCAGGGTGTCTGAAAAGACCCAGGACGTGAATTCGGACCTGGGCCAGGGTTAGAACCAACCCTCACGGTGATTCTCTGGTTTTCCGTCCGAACAACGGATCACTAGAACGAGAGTGAGTATCCACACGCAAAGAGAGTGAATGGGTTTCGAGCTTTAACCGTAGCTAAAGTTCTGGGTTTATGAATTTTAACCGTAGCTAAAATTCTGGGTTTTGAGCTTTAACCGTAGCTAAAGCTCTGGGTTTATGAATTTTAACCGTAGCTAAAATTTCGTGCACAAGAGGGATTTCGAAAGGATCCCTGGAAAAGTCAGTAAGTTACTTTTCCTGTGAAGTAGGATTACTTCACGTAGGTACCTACACCGAGGTAAACCCACTGGAGGTGGTAAATCCTCGTTAAGGGAGAGAAAGTTGTGTGGATGTACGGGGTCAGAGGACATTTTTTAGGATTTAGAATCCTGTCCTACCTCgctgtgtttattgttttgtctgttgGAGTAGGACGTATACACGGTGTTCTGAGTAAGCTTTCCCCGCACTGAATTAGTCAGTGTAGAAGCTTGGGAGAGGAACTTCACTCAGTATCACTTCATGTGTAAGAACTACTCACGCAGAACTTCATAGTTTTCTATGTCAATACTCATAGTTATTTGGATTAACTCCGAAGGAcaacaaagtgaaattaaatattatctCAAAGAAGGACCTGGTGATACAATAATCCTCCACCAAGGTCTCCTTCACGTCACGGGAGAAATTGTTTTCAAAATAGATTGTTTAAATCCTGAGCAACCCTACCATGGGAGGCTCTAAATCCAAAAGCGTTCACCCTGATGTCCTATTCATGGAGAATAAATGCCCAGGTGCAGgacaaacttttgaccggtggAAAAAACTCGGGTTTTCGGGACAATTAAAAACATGTGACATTCTTAAATTACAAAGTGACCTCCAATTAGAAAAGCTtaaaacaaataagaaaaagaaaaaagagaaattagaGAGGGAAATTACACTCAGTAAAGCATGGTTAGAAGAAAGTGAGAGAAGAGATGGACAGaggaaggaaagagaaaagaagaagcaacagaaaaaggatgaaaaattaGTTGCAGGACTTgtgaaggaagatgaggaaACGGTTGTAAGTAGAACAAGGGAGGTTCAGAGAAAGGAAGAACAGGAAGTTAGCGAAGGCACACCTAATAGGGAACAACAGAAAGTAGAACCACCATGTTTTTTGACACCAGAACAGAGAGAGTACTACACACGTTTAGCCAGACAGCGTAGAGAGGAACGAGAAAGGAGATTCAATGACACCGAGAATATGAGAAAATTTCTAGAGCAGGGAGGAATCAAGAAAAGAGGGGCGAAGGAGAAAAGTAAGGAGATATATCCAGTCAGTGCAGTGGAAAGACATGAAAGAGACTTCAGACCTGGACATGACATGACCGAGGAAATAGAGCGCTGTGACGACTGCGGACCGACTCATGTTACTGTATGTCCACTCATAGAAGTTGCAAACCCGAGGTTTGGCCAACCTACGGGCGAGCAAGACGACCGTGGTGGACCCATTGTAGACGTAGAACCAACAATGCTGGTTTACAGACCTTGGAGTAATCATGACAGAAAGAAAGCCACATCGGGTATCCCACACCCAAAAGATGGTCTGAACGAATTTATCAATGGCATGCAAGGACTTAGAGTGAGCTACAGATTAAATGGTACAGAACTACAACAGTGTTTACAGGACGTTCTGACCTCAGACTGGGGGAGAGTACGGGGAGACTATATAGGACTGGACACTAGAGGAAGCCCTCTAACATATGACAGCCCAGATATGCTCAGACAAATAGCTGACCTTTTAGACAGGGTTCGCCTCGAGTGGCCAGTGAGGGTGGATTATGCGGCCATAGGAGAAACCAAGCAAAAAGAAGGAGAATTGGCAGCAGAATATAGACACAGGTTGGAAAGAGTGTTTAGAGCCAATTCAGGCATCCAGCAGGATGAAGCCGAGGAGTCTCCTTATCAACagcaattaaaaatgcatttcttaaaGGGATTACTCCCACCATTAAGACACCATGTGGAAAAACACTGGGTAGACCAAAACACAGGCTCAGTAACACAGGCCGTTAACCAAGCTACTCATGCTGAAGGggtacagaaaagaaaacaaacccaaaGCTCAGTTTATGTAACTGAAAACCTTGAAGCCTACAGCCACAGACAGAACTATctgaggggaagaggtagaggccGTGGTAGAGGCCATTGGCGTAGACATTATCACACACGCACAGAAGACTCAGATCAACTACAGAAAAATCGTGAGCAGAAATTGTGCTTTATCTGTCACCAGCCAGGACACATCGCGAGAGAGTGCAGACACAAACCCCCACAAGCATGACTAGTTGCTGATGatagcagaaaacagaaagtaacACCTGCTTCCGATAGGGAACAAGAAGTGCAGCTCGTGCAATCACAAACTGCAGCTAcacaagaaaataagaaaacacagcccagctcagctgcacaaacaagctcacacacacaaggtCACATACAGAAAGAGTGAGAACAGAGTGATACTGACACCCAGCTTGATATTTTCAGTATGGTTAAAGCAGCGCATGATAAGGACTCACCCACTAAACCAATTTTGATAAATGGCAAAGTTTTTAACTGCTTATGTGACACAGGAGCATGTACTACAGTTCTTAGAGAGACTTTTCCTGGGATGAGACTCTCCAACAATGTAGTTTGGGTAAAATCTGCATCAGGACATGTGACTCCTCTTAGAACCACACATCCTGCCGCCATTCTAGATCCAGACTCCAATAACAGCGCCAAAATATCAATACTAGTGGATTCATCTTGTCCAGTAAACCTATTAGGACGAGATGCCATGGTTAAACTGAATATTGGAGTTATCCCcgacaaagatggtaaaatgaCTGCAGTTACACTACAAACTACATGTCTGGTGGAAGGAGCAGGTGTTCCACATTTCTTTTGGAGTTTAGACCTGGTGGATGAGCCTACATCTCGTCACCTACTAACTATGGCAAAACACAAGTTGAAAGAAACTCCCCGGAGTCCAGATGTGGTTGATTCCATGGCACCCTCAGACCTGCATTGCACATTGCGATATAAAAAGGATCCTGGACCAGATGAACAATATGATAAGAGAGTGCATGCAGTAAAATGCCGCACTATCTGTCTCCAAGCTATGTATGTTCTGCCATCAGGCGATTCCTGTTGCTCAGTAATAATGGGACAGGAACTAAAATCAATAAGCAAAATCACACCTGCACATGTCTCGTTGACAAAAGCTAAGAGTCACCAGTGGTGGAACATGCCTTTTATGTTGGAGAAAGCCGAAAGAGATGACTATTCAAAACCTGATGATGATGGTTGGAGtacaggcaaaaacacacaaattaggAAAAAGGTTTTGGGACTGTATGTAGGAGTCACGCCACAGACACACCTAGATGAAAAGAACTGACTATTAGAAAAACCACAGTTTGCACTGTCATTAGAACATATGCAATTATTAGATACGTTACCATCTGCATTATGGTCTACAAGCCCGACAGATGTTGGATTAATAAAAGATCAGGATCCTATAAAAGTGAAATTAGTCAAATCAGACAgaccaaaattaaaacaatatccACTGACTCAGGAAGCACAGGAGGGCATAGGACCAGTCATAGAGGACATGTTGAAAGCAGGAATACTGAGGAAAACAGACACACCCATTTGCAAGACTCCtatttttcctgtaaaaaaGGCAAATGGAAGATGGAGAATGGTTCAGGACTTACGGGCAGTAAATGCCATAGTAGCACCTGAACCGGTGGAAGTCGCGAATCCACACACTCTTTTGAACAGCATAGACTCCCAAGACAAGTGGTTTAGTGTTGTGGACTTGTCTAACGCCTTTTTCTCTGTACCACTCGACAGAGAATCTCAAGATTTGTTCGCATTTCAATATGGTGGCCAAATGTACACCTACACCAGGCTTCCACAGGGCTTTACAAACAGCCCGACTCTGTATTCCCAAGCTCTACGTGCTTCTATGACTAAGTGTTCACCCTTAACGAATGGCCAGTATTTACTATATGTTGACGACATACTGATAACTGGACACACCAAACAGGATTGTGAGCTGAATACTTTGATAGTGTTAAGACACCTATATGCTGAGGGCCATAAGGTCACTAAGACAAAAATCCAACTCTGCCAAACTAAAGTAGTATATTTAGGCCATATCCTCTCCCAGAATGGCAAGGCTCTAGCTACTACTAGGAAGACAGCCATCTTAGACACTCCTAGACCTGAAACCAAACAGCAAATGATGTCATTCCTTGGTCTGTGTAACTACTGCAGGACATGGATTCCTGATTACACCAGGAATGCTCAGCCACTACAGAACCTGATACATGGGAAACAGATGGCCatgaaagataaaatacagtggACACCAGAAACAACAGACTGTTTTATAAggttaaaagtgtttttacaaTCTGACACAGTATTAGCTTTTCCAAATTATTCTATGCCATTTACTCTATTTGTTTCATCACATCAGGGATTCATGTCCGCTGTACTTACCCAACCTTTTGGTGCGAGACACCGACCTTTAGCTTTTTATTCTAAGAAACTAGATGTGGTGGCTTCTGGCTTACCTACCTGCGTGCTGTACAAATGCATATTCTGTTTTCTCAATATCAACATCTGCCTCGGGATGACACCAATAACGCACCTGGAGGTGCAGACTCGTCAACGGATTCTGGTACCGAGGCAGAAGATTCTGTGTAAATACTCTAGTGACTAGGCCAATGACAATGTAGCAGAAAACTATTTTAGAGTTGTTACATTTTGATAACTTCCTATGTCATtacttctctctgtctcttatcctattttatcttgtttaccttatcatgttattttgtgttctttaaTATTGAATTAATGCATATAATCATGATGACCAACAGGAGGGAATGTTAGAAGAAAATTGAGTGTTCACATGATCATATATCTCTGTGCTAAGTTTCAGTAGTTTTCTACTTGCCTGTACACTCACAAGAATGTATGTTGTAACCACATTGCCACACATGCAGCTTACAgtcacaacacacatacacctcaCCTGCTAAACATTCTCATTCTCACGAGAAAATTCTTCTTCTCACACCACACATATGTTTTGTCTCAGAGCGTGGGACCGCCCCACCCTCTGCTGTTCTGTAACCTAtgctttattataaataaaggGATAAGGAACTGCTCGGCGCGTCTCTGCCTCAGAACGTGAGCTGAGCAGGGTGCCCTTGTACAAGaaatctctttgtctgtgtttgatctgtttctctcctctcagttCTGTGATCCAGGTTGGAGTCAGCCCGCTGGAGGCGGTAATCCTCTGACAGTCCTccatttctttctccttctgtcatcttttcctgcttctgtcttcttattttttcctccctgtgctccttcatcattcttcttctccttctggcttcttcttcttcctattcctcccttttctgtcttctcctttttcctcctttgtcttgttcttctttCCCCATGTCCttctttctacctcttctgtctttttctcctttttcttcctccttcctcttcttctcctcccttctTGTCCTCTTATCGTTTCCttatttctcttcctcctcctttctccaactcctactttttcctcctttgtctTCCTCTCAATCTTTCTCCTCATTCTCTCTTGTCCtgcttctttcttcctctgttctcttctccttttttattttccttttcactTCCTCATTCTATTCTACTCCAACcttcttctctgtcttcttCCACTTCTTTCTCtatctccttcctcttcttttttctcttcctccctttacttCTTGCTCCTCATTCCTTCTCCCTctgttctccttcttcctctcctactACATTTCCAtctcttcacctcctcctctttctcattcttttcttctcctcctttcaaatttttttccttctcctttggccctttctccctctcacctacttctccatctcttcttctATTTACTCCTTATTCCTTCTTTTCTCCTCCCGTCATCTCATTCTTTCTCCCTTTTTGTTCTTGTTAATAGTCTTCCTGTCTTCTTCCCCTCCCTTTTTCCTCCTTACTCTTCTGTTCTtccttttcctttgttttcctcctttctctccctctgtttaCATCTCTTCATCCCATTTCctccttgttctttttcctcattcttctcttctttctcttgtttttcatgtcTTGCTATTCTTCCTCTCAATCTACTCTCCCTCATTCTTCTCATCTCTCCCTTCTCCATCTCCTCATTCttattctttctgtctttgtcttatTCTTTGTCCTCTGATCTTCCTCATtgctctcttctcctcctcttgtctGCTTATTCATCTCTTCCTCattcctctcttcttctgctccccatttttctccttcctcttctctttattgtccttttttcttCCCATTCAccccttttttctttgttctcctccctctcccaaTGCATCTACTACTTCTCCGTCTTAACTTCTTCTCCTTTATCagtcttctgtcttctccttttcattattttattgtccTTCTGCTGTCTACTCCTCTTCctattttcttcttcctcctcttctgttctcctttctttcttctcctcttcctctttctactcattttttctttattttctttcctcttctactcattcttcttcatctcttcctccctttactctttcttcctctccttccttcttctcattctctccctcattcttttaGTCTCATCTTCTTCTACTCcttctcattcttttcttcttctgtcttcttgtcaTTCTTATCCCATCCTCCCATTATATTGTCcatcctccttttcttctccttttcccatttttttcttcatcctctcctgCTAGTTTTGAAttcttcctccctttactccttgttcttcctcctcctccttcactttGTCCTCATTGTTCGTCTGCTCCTCCTTCTCTGACTTCTACTTCTTTCtacttctgtcttctcctttttctgccTTCTACTAATTTTCCTGTCTCtgctccttgttcttctttctccctctttcttttcttctccttctgccttttccttcttctccttttcattcTTTCTAATAGTTCCCCTCTCTTCTACtacttttttctccttccccctctctgttctcttttcttctcctccccctttatgttctcctccttcttcctctcctactACATTTCCATCTCTTTGCCCTCTACTCCTTGtatttcttcctctttgtctttctcattcttttaacctcctccttttccttgttttttccttctcctcttccctccatcttcctcttctactcCATCTCctaatttttctttcctgcttctgtcttctcctactttctcctcctcttttgtatttatcatctttgtcctcctccttctgttaccttttcctcttgtttttcatctcttgcctctcttcctcttccttctctgttccttttgtcttttcctccttcctccttttgtctttgggtccatttcttcttccttctactcatccttcttcctcttccttttctATTACTATTCCTTCTGGCtttttgttttccctctttttctctttcttttcttcttctgtctttattGTCTCCTTATGCTACACCCTCttatctcttcctcccttttttcccatttttttgtcctttttcattCTTCCTTCTTGTCAGTCTTGTCTTCTCTTCCtccattttctcccatttttttcttcatttttgttctcctccttcctcttctacaactcatttttcttcatctgttcgTTCCTTTACTCTttgctcctcttcttctcctactCTCCCTCATTCTCTTCTCATTCTTTTCACACTCTTTCTCTTCCCTTCCTCCCTTTAGTCCTTGTTCTTCTatattcttttttcattattttcttcttctcctactTCTTGTCATTCTTGTCTTCTCCTCTTGCTTaatgcttttcttctcttcctcctttttcctgTACGACTCTTTTCTTCGTgctctcctccctcttcctcttctactaCTAATTCTTCTCCATATCTTCCTCCTTTTACTCCCCATtcctgttcttttgtctttttctactcttcctcattgttttcttctccttctttctcctcctccctttttGTCTACTTCTCTCTCATCATCTCATCCCTTTCCTTCCATTGTTTTGTCCTCCTCTTTTCCCCCTTCCTTCTGCTTCTACTGCCTCCAATTGTTTTCTcctgttctgtctttttctccccTTTCTTTGCCTCCGTTctacttttttcttcatgttctcttcctttctcttaactactgtttcttcttcaccttcttcTGTCCCTTGTTCCACTCATTATTCTTTCAATTCCTACTTTATCTCcatcttcttttcctcctcctctttcatcttcttcatcatctcttcatccctctacttcttgtttttccttttctccacctcctccttctttcttcctttcttttcctttttctcctcttcctattCTGTCATCTTCTTAgcctttcctcttcttctgtcttcttgtccttctttctcctcctggtcatttttctcttcttctttcatctcctcttc
Encoded proteins:
- the LOC129348398 gene encoding uncharacterized protein LOC129348398, giving the protein MGGSKSKSVHPDVLFMENKCPGAGQTFDRWKKLGFSGQLKTCDILKLQSDLQLEKLKTNKKKKKEKLEREITLSKAWLEESERRDGQRKEREKKKQQKKDEKLVAGLVKEDEETVVSRTREVQRKEEQEVSEGTPNREQQKVEPPCFLTPEQREYYTRLARQRREERERRFNDTENMRKFLEQGGIKKRGAKEKSKEIYPVSAVERHERDFRPGHDMTEEIERCDDCGPTHVTVCPLIEVANPRFGQPTGEQDDRGGPIVDVEPTMLVYRPWSNHDRKKATSGIPHPKDGLNEFINGMQGLRVSYRLNGTELQQCLQDVLTSDWGRVRGDYIGLDTRGSPLTYDSPDMLRQIADLLDRVRLEWPVRVDYAAIGETKQKEGELAAEYRHRLERVFRANSGIQQDEAEESPYQQQLKMHFLKGLLPPLRHHVEKHWVDQNTGSVTQAVNQATHAEGVQKRKQTQSSVYVTENLEAYSHRQNYLRGRGRGRGRGHWRRHYHTRTEDSDQLQKNREQKLCFICHQPGHIARECRHKPPQA